From the Corythoichthys intestinalis isolate RoL2023-P3 chromosome 13, ASM3026506v1, whole genome shotgun sequence genome, one window contains:
- the LOC130929034 gene encoding uncharacterized protein LOC130929034 isoform X1 — MKVTLKHRQDLVHDPQRTTDVFQTFPRFLDVKGLLNQDFLLLFGAETASKMLEKWDTAFRPKVIKEAKQLTQSTELSRLMKAAEKLTDNDDTNWDSDMATLLLLLHLLPPTAGRKRVKISPSDAVDKLVHFHKSCCSIDEHLRRGGGKQPYILAAGRTQNRIDTFYIVVDKRLIPCQATSSLGAFDELFKSHYVFNLSFDESLVQLYTFVQTTIYNIDVTTTDESPRIRELRAKLIN; from the exons ATGAAGGTGACCTTGAAACATCGCCAGGACTTAGTGCATGATCCCCAGAGAACCACAGATGTCTTTCAAACATTCCCACGTTTTTTGGATGTCAAAGGACTG CTGAATCAAGACTTCCTGCTGCTGTTTGGAGCTGAAACAGCCTCCAAGATGCTTGAAAAGTGGGACACAGCATTTAGGCCCAAAGTTATCAAAGAGGCCAAACAACTGACTCAGTCAACTGAGCTGTCCCGACTTATGAAAGCTGCTGAGAAACTCACAGACAATGATGACACCA ACTGGGACAGTGACATGGCTACTCTGCTGCTCCTTCTCCATCTCTTGCCACCCACAGCTGGACGGAAGAGGGTCAAGATAAGTCCCAGTGATGCAGTGGACAAACTGGTACACTTTCACAAG TCATGCTGCAGCATCGATGAACACCTGCGAAGAGGAGGGGGTAAACAACCATATATCCTTGCTGCTGGCCGAACCCAAAACAGGATTGACACTTTCTACATCGTCGTGGACAAACGGCTCATCCCTTGCCAAGCTACCAGCTCGTTGGGTGCTTTTGATGAACTCTTTAAATCCCACTACGTGTTCAACCTGTCGTTTGATGAGTCTCTGGTCCAGCTCTACACTTTTGTGCAGACAACCATCTATAACATTGATGTTACCACAACAGACGAGTCCCCAAGAATTCGTGAGTTGCGTGCAAAACTCATCAACTAA